The Aspergillus fumigatus Af293 chromosome 5, whole genome shotgun sequence nucleotide sequence TGCGGATTTCTGATGGTCCCAATCCACCGAGAACGCCGCCACATACTGCGCACCCTGCACCTCAAACAACCGTGACCCCTCCCACTCCGACTGATAGTCGCTCAGAATTTCCTAGATTATTCTCTTCCCCTGATGTCACAGAGTCTCCAGAGTCTGTCAAATCAAAGGACCTACCGTCGGGCGTCATTGTAAGCACGTCTGGGAACATGATTTCGCACCGACGTGTGCGGTCTGCGTCCTCTGCGTCTCACAAGCCTAGTAAACTCTCAAACTCTATTTCCGTGTTGACCCCTACCGCCGAGGAACCTAAAGCTCCTTCCAGGTCTCCGTCCAGCAACCAGCAAActggtttcttctcctccgttTTTTCCGCCGCTCAAAATGCCGCGTCGACTCTGAGTAGCAGCCTCAATCCACAAGCCAAGGCGCGGACGGTGGCCCAACCTGAACCCGCGGCCTCTGACGAATCACAGTCTAAAAGCACAGCCGAAGGCTCCAAAGAGAATGAGTGGTCCACCGGGGAGAAGAAACCATCTGCAATCGATACACTGGGTTCTGGGGATCTGAATTTCAGCCATCTTGACATTGATGCCCCTTCTGGTGGTTCTGTTTCGACTCCTGATGGTGTTGTGATCACGAAACCTGATAGGGTAACCGAGAAACGTGCCGCATACAAGAAAGATGAGGAGGCAGCAAGACTTGAGGATCAACACGCTGCGCGTGCAGTCTCTATGGCTTATGAAAAACCTTCTGAACAATCGTCAGCGCATCCAGCAGAGGAGGGCCTGGAGTTGCAATCAGCCAACTCCCTTTCCCGCGCGGATGGTGATCAGACCACTCCGAGTGGTAGCATATTCGAGGGTGAAACCGGCACTCGGCCTTATCGAAGCGGAAGCGTGCGAAGTCGACTGGCTCAGAGGCGTCATCGAGGCTCTTCTGGTGCGACCGCTTCAACGGTGGGACTGGCCGGTGCTAGCGCTATTGCTCTGGGAGTACCGGGCGCCAATGCCAGTGTTCCTCGCCTGACAGGGTTCGCTGTAGCAAGTAAGAAGAGAAACCGGGATTTCCATCAACTGTTCCGTAGTGTTCCCGAGGATGACTACCTCATTGAAGATTACAGTTGTGCCTTGCAGAGAGAGATCATCCTGGCGGGACGTATCTACATCTCCGAAGGGCACatttgcttctccagcaataTCCTCGGCTGGGTCACCACTCTTGTTATCAGTTTCGATGAAATTGTGGCCATAGAGAAAGAGTCAACTGCGATGGTATTTCCCAATGCAATAGCCATCCAGACATTGCACGCTCGTCATACATTCCGGAGTCTACTCAGTCGAGAGTCCACCTACGACCTGATGGTGAACATCTGGAAGATCAACCACCCCGCCCTCAAGAGCTCCGTCAACGGAACAAGGGTTGCCACCGGTACCGGTGATAAAACAGAAAAGGCCGGCGAGAGCGAAGTCGAgagcgatgacgacgaggaagaagagatctacgacgaggatgaggagggtgacAATGCTGAAAGCGTCTTCGGACCAGGAGGCGCCAGTGCGAACGCCAGCGAGCGCTCACTCCCCACGAAAGGACTGAGCCGGCAAGCGTCCGGTCTGCTTCAGAATGGCAATGGTACAGCGCCGACTGCGATGCCCAACTCCAGCGGCGAGTCGAAGGCTGGCAAATCGAGCCCAGGTGGGGATCTAGATGCTGACTTCCCGGGACCAGCCACTCACCCGCCAACGGAGTATACCGAGTCCAACGGCCAGTatgacaaagtcatcaaAGATGAAATCATCCCAGCGCCTCTCGGTAAAGTGTATTCTTATGTCTTTGGGCCGGCATCCGGGTCGTTCATTCCGAAGTTTCTTGTTGAAAATCAGAAGTCTGGCGAACTCCAGTTCGAGAGTGAAAAGAAAGGCCTTACAAACGAAAGCAGAACCAGGAAGTACTCATACATCAAACCGCTTAATGGCTCCATTGGTCCCAAGCAGACCAAGTGTATCAGCACTGAAACCTTGGATTTTCTGGACCTAGAGAAAGCTGTCCTCGTCACCCTTTCGACGCAGACTCCCGATGTGCCTAGTGGGAATGTATTCTGCACCAAGACAAAATATTTGTTTACATGGGCACCGGGCAATCAAACACGGTTTTTTATGACTTGCACAATTGAGTGGTCAGGCAAGAGTTGGTTGAAAGGTAATATCCGTTTTCGCAGCTTCATGAACGAACGTGGATTAACGCTAAGAACATATAGGTCCTATCGAAAAGGGTGCCATTGATGGCCAAACCACATTCGGCAATGAGCTTGTCGCTACCCTCAAAGCCGCTGTTGCTCCGCGTGGTCGTGGCGCTGGCGCTACCAAAGCAGGGGGTAAAACTGGTAAACGTAGAAAGAATGATACAGGGGCCGAAGAGGCAGCCACTGTGGCCTCTAACACAGCTCAGGATGCGAATGTACCACAGGCCAAGTCCTGGGGCTTTCTGGAGCTGGTCCATGGACTGCTTGGGCCTGTTGTGGATATCCTCAAACCGGTGTTGAATGGCAATGTTGCTGTTCTGGTTATTGGCATTCTGCTTTTCATGGTCTTATTCCGAAGCCCTTCTCAATCGCGGGTGTCGCATGATATTGGATGTCCCGGTTATTCCTTACCTCAAAGGTTGGCTGCCTATGAAGAAATGTGGCGAAGGGAGGAAAGTGAACTCTGGAGCTGGCTGGAGGATCGAGTTGGCATGGAGGGGATGGCCTTCCCGGCAGCTAACCGACCCTCCGATTCCCAGCTGCGCCAGGGTTCCCTTCAGCTCCAGGATAAGCTGCGCAATGAGAGGATGTCTGACCGTGAGATGAAGCATGCTATCAGGACTACTCGCGAGCGGTTGGACGTCCTCGAAGAGATATTGAGCAAACGAAACTCTCAAAAAACTACCGACAATGAGGCTCTACATCGTGAACTGTGAATGCCCATGCATGGAATGCATCACAGCCATTTCTCACACACCTATCAAATTCCATGTCCGACGCCTTGGTTGGCAATCAGCCGAGACTTGACGTGCCACTCATTTGAATTTATTTCCCCTCTCAATCTTCGTACCTCCATATCCTTGTTCAGCGAGTCATGTGCTCTTCGAAGTGGCTTACCTTGCATCTTAGCTTCAAAATCTATGTTCGACAGCGATCAACTATTGGCGTGAGATCCAGTCTCATATTTTCCCTAGCGGTTGTCTCCTTGCTCATATTTCTGTACAGTTTGCTTGAGCCTCGATaggttttcttttctttgccaTTCGCATATCTTGTAAATGAGTGCCAACTGCATATCTATATCacctctctctttttttcctcctcttgttTCGGACCCTCTCTTGGGTTGTATAGGACGCATAGAATGCAAAATTTTGTCAAAAGGTACAATTTCAGGTTACTACAGCTGGTGGATCCGTAATATGTGATCGTGCTACGGAGACATGGAGACTTGTGATATTAAAGCAAACACATCAAGAATTGGAAACAAAATGCTCTACATAGCCCTGATCCGACAACAATGCTAGCAAGTTGTCAAGCAAACAATCTATACACCAGTACTCTTAAGCACACGAGAAACCATGAAATCCGAATCAACTCCAAGATGCTATAATTTAGAGCCGTAATTATAATGCACATATATAACTCATGATATGAATTGCAAATGAATTAGATAGGGTGGATAGGTGATCGCACAGGCGGATATAGTACATGGCGACGGGGCGCACCGATGCCCAGAGCGATCGGGTATATTCGTAGACTTCGTAATATGGCAGACAGGGGAATGAGAAAGAGGAATGACGCTGGCAAGGCTATGATGTAACCTTCAGCGGACGTTGATCGAGCGACTTGCGCGACTGATCCAAAGACTTCCTCAGCTCGATCGATTtgcgcatctcctccttgcgTTTGTTCTTCTGCATTTTCTTGGCGGCTTCCTCGGTGAGCTGCTGGCGGAAGAGGCGCTCGACGACGTCCTTCTTGCGAGTGCGGCGGTCGCCGATCATGATCAGGACGCCGCCCGTGATGTTACACGTGATGGAGCAGCAGAGGATGACAGTTGTGAGGGCGAAGGGGCGCACGTGGTAGTTGATGCCCCACGTGCAAGCGCCGAGGGCGATCTGGAAGAGGGAGTGGCAGTCGAGGAGGACAacgatggcgatgaggaGGCGTAGTGGGAAGGCGTGGTGGGTGTATGTTTCATGAGGCTTGTAGAAGGTATGGGACTTGGCGAATTTCTCTTGATGGTGCATGAGTTTGCGCTGTTGGGTGGGGTTGAGCACGGAGAACTCGTGCTCTCCATCCTTGGGGGAGTCGCCGAGTTCGACGTCGACGTCTGCTTCGCGGCGCTCGGGGAGATCGTTCTTGTCCCTGAGCGCGGGGAGGTCGCGCTTCTTGCGGATCTTCCAGGTTAAAAAGGTGTAGTGCGCAATAAAGATCATGTGGTAGGTGTCAATGGCTCGGAAGGGGGCCAGCCCGTCGCCCATGATCGCGAATAAAGCCACAAGTACGTTatcgatgacattgatgaCGTATAGTTGCCTTCCTCCCACATTGATCCAGCCTTTTTGTATGTCAGCGGCAGGAGTTGGTGATatctgaggaggagagcatACCAATAAGGAAAAGCACCCATGCAAGCCCAAAAAGGGTGATGAGAGTTGCGTATAGAGTAACCAAAAACCCCAGCGCTGTCGACAAACTGCTATTAGCCACGGATCATAAGAGCAGCCGAAACATGCCGTCCAACGACTTACGTTTCGATACATATTTACCAAACCCAACCATGGACCGCTTGAAGGCAGAGCGTCGCGAATGTAACATATGTCTGACCCGATCGTTCAACTCCTCCAACTCTTCCTTTGTCCATCCTTCCAAGGTCATTTCTTCGGGGAGAACAGCGAATCGGCGCTCGGGGGCCTCGTCTAACACAGAGGAGAGGCGGTGGACTAACATCGGACGGGTCTGCTTCATGTCCGTTTCTGCTGTTTCACCCTCCTCTGTCTCTGTACTTGACTCATCGCGAGAGCTTGGCGGCGAGAGGGTATATGTGGGCATGCGGTTGACCCAATTACCTAAATTGGGAACAAAGAGAGAGTTTTGCACGTTGGTGAGGGTAGATAAAGCCGCTACTTCGGGGTCTGCAGAGTGAACCCTGATCAGCAGCCGGGCGCATATAAATCTTCGCTCACAAC carries:
- a CDS encoding DUF2985 domain-containing protein, which encodes MDRIEPVGGSSDASEDHHLPSSNDPRPGATTSYLRPRAPSLRSRRPSIRIQRPPSVNSLNIQAQVNADKSNASNVGCDNALNPRRNSQISGPDGTRAAQNDGTPNGGDGDDGDTVWQGRRRSSSEPRPGRWSGSSSFVPPLLTVGDQANVMPMYSLKEEPSSPHSPVAELPSSQPFSTAHLEPPPVIPRRGSRNVLRRTSEAALNRFSRNRASTVNGAVPVTPPPNPDVNEYHPHMVDVLDVIDPEVAALSTLTNVQNSLFVPNLGNWVNRMPTYTLSPPSSRDESSTETEEGETAETDMKQTRPMLVHRLSSVLDEAPERRFAVLPEEMTLEGWTKEELEELNDRVRHMLHSRRSAFKRSMVGFGKYVSKPLGFLVTLYATLITLFGLAWVLFLIGWINVGGRQLYVINVIDNVLVALFAIMGDGLAPFRAIDTYHMIFIAHYTFLTWKIRKKRDLPALRDKNDLPERREADVDVELGDSPKDGEHEFSVLNPTQQRKLMHHQEKFAKSHTFYKPHETYTHHAFPLRLLIAIVVLLDCHSLFQIALGACTWGINYHVRPFALTTVILCCSITCNITGGVLIMIGDRRTRKKDVVERLFRQQLTEEAAKKMQKNKRKEEMRKSIELRKSLDQSRKSLDQRPLKVTS
- a CDS encoding GRAM and VASt domain-containing protein, with amino-acid sequence MEEPAIPEPPPVPQTEPQGFSKSNRTWTTPADLDTMWSSGRSNGGASISSGSDRPKSQAGEVAETAKAGSSGFSKLLNARRKRKKEKEQKQTEESSLVSQNDPDLQESRSNESRGESASANDNLSPPGEVITLLTDDSEPDRTPPLTTRNSHTDFYTSSSPLIKTTSVDPNDTDETQADVESAVSGPSATASETLPEGELSRPATASGPMLSIPEERSSKKRAVSPGRRLKKAFSSNSNKKDTNRERTSSTSGASTKSGGLLSRRSSLSSKRSQTMEVEPLPVPPPVLTNLKEDKPLRISDGPNPPRTPPHTAHPAPQTTVTPPTPTDSRSEFPRLFSSPDVTESPESVKSKDLPSGVIVSTSGNMISHRRVRSASSASHKPSKLSNSISVLTPTAEEPKAPSRSPSSNQQTGFFSSVFSAAQNAASTLSSSLNPQAKARTVAQPEPAASDESQSKSTAEGSKENEWSTGEKKPSAIDTLGSGDLNFSHLDIDAPSGGSVSTPDGVVITKPDRVTEKRAAYKKDEEAARLEDQHAARAVSMAYEKPSEQSSAHPAEEGLELQSANSLSRADGDQTTPSGSIFEGETGTRPYRSGSVRSRLAQRRHRGSSGATASTVGLAGASAIALGVPGANASVPRLTGFAVASKKRNRDFHQLFRSVPEDDYLIEDYSCALQREIILAGRIYISEGHICFSSNILGWVTTLVISFDEIVAIEKESTAMVFPNAIAIQTLHARHTFRSLLSRESTYDLMVNIWKINHPALKSSVNGTRVATGTGDKTEKAGESEVESDDDEEEEIYDEDEEGDNAESVFGPGGASANASERSLPTKGLSRQASGLLQNGNGTAPTAMPNSSGESKAGKSSPGGDLDADFPGPATHPPTEYTESNGQYDKVIKDEIIPAPLGKVYSYVFGPASGSFIPKFLVENQKSGELQFESEKKGLTNESRTRKYSYIKPLNGSIGPKQTKCISTETLDFLDLEKAVLVTLSTQTPDVPSGNVFCTKTKYLFTWAPGNQTRFFMTCTIEWSGKSWLKGPIEKGAIDGQTTFGNELVATLKAAVAPRGRGAGATKAGGKTGKRRKNDTGAEEAATVASNTAQDANVPQAKSWGFLELVHGLLGPVVDILKPVLNGNVAVLVIGILLFMVLFRSPSQSRVSHDIGCPGYSLPQRLAAYEEMWRREESELWSWLEDRVGMEGMAFPAANRPSDSQLRQGSLQLQDKLRNERMSDREMKHAIRTTRERLDVLEEILSKRNSQKTTDNEALHREL